One Ethanoligenens harbinense YUAN-3 genomic window carries:
- a CDS encoding phosphodiester glycosidase family protein, which translates to MDDSIEAQRREIVRKVKQQKKLAQKKRKKRAVQHFFLSFFGTLVGIFCIGLFVMYGPFPYVRNMWVTTAMGTGQHQWLATMLFDQKTINAILASNQVVEPSNNTNPNAIKVSGKVKDTATTLPTEYGQENIINGVGFIRIRSDSGLGHLYKGWVVKVYDPSRVYMALSYKFGTSGERISHMVERTGAYVGINAGGFEDPGGEGNGGTPNALLISNFKIEHPLQSNTSIHSIIGLDSANRLTLQKLTASQATQSAGLKGLKTAVEWSPFLIMDGQLSSMTAYSGGAPQPRTAIGQTKTGVLIFLIIDGRRPGVSDGATFKDLQQLMVKYGAYEAATLDGGSSSTLVYNDGTNAKVVNNPSSADGERYLPNAFLITKK; encoded by the coding sequence ATGGATGATTCAATCGAAGCCCAGCGCAGAGAGATCGTGCGCAAGGTCAAGCAACAGAAAAAGCTGGCGCAGAAAAAACGCAAGAAACGCGCAGTGCAGCATTTTTTCCTATCTTTTTTTGGCACACTGGTTGGCATCTTCTGCATCGGGCTCTTCGTCATGTACGGCCCCTTCCCCTATGTACGCAATATGTGGGTGACAACGGCCATGGGCACCGGCCAGCACCAATGGCTGGCCACCATGCTCTTTGACCAGAAAACCATCAATGCCATTCTGGCCAGCAACCAGGTGGTGGAACCGTCCAACAATACCAACCCGAACGCTATCAAGGTATCGGGCAAGGTAAAGGACACCGCCACCACCCTGCCCACCGAATACGGTCAGGAAAACATCATCAACGGCGTCGGCTTTATCCGGATCCGTTCGGACAGCGGGCTTGGGCACCTCTACAAAGGCTGGGTGGTCAAGGTATATGACCCCTCCCGCGTTTATATGGCACTTTCTTACAAATTCGGCACCAGCGGCGAACGTATCTCGCATATGGTAGAACGCACCGGCGCATATGTGGGCATCAATGCCGGCGGCTTTGAGGATCCGGGCGGGGAGGGCAACGGCGGCACGCCCAATGCACTGCTCATCTCCAACTTCAAGATTGAACACCCCCTGCAAAGCAACACCAGCATCCATTCCATCATCGGGCTGGATTCCGCCAACCGCCTCACACTGCAAAAGCTGACTGCCAGCCAAGCTACGCAGAGCGCGGGGCTCAAGGGACTGAAGACCGCCGTGGAATGGTCTCCGTTCCTCATCATGGACGGGCAGCTTTCCTCCATGACGGCGTATTCGGGAGGCGCGCCCCAGCCGCGCACCGCCATCGGCCAAACCAAAACCGGCGTATTGATCTTCCTCATCATCGATGGCAGGCGCCCCGGCGTGAGCGACGGCGCCACATTCAAGGACTTGCAGCAGCTCATGGTGAAGTACGGTGCCTACGAGGCCGCCACGTTGGACGGCGGTTCTTCCTCCACGTTGGTCTACAACGACGGTACCAACGCCAAGGTGGTCAACAACCCTTCCAGTGCGGACGGCGAACGTTATCTGCCCAACGCGTTTCTGATTACCAAAAAATAA
- a CDS encoding calcium-translocating P-type ATPase, PMCA-type has product MEILGLDDTQVRASRAQYGENRITEKMQEGFWMKFRTNLGDPMIRILCVALAVNVLFAILGQTRWYESLGIAAAVLLATLVSTFSEYRNENAFRRLQAEAAAIRCKVYRNGEIVELPITELVVDDCVLLQAGDRVPADGALVRGSLKVDQSILNGEAKEAEKVVMPENYIEQNGGMDFLDPYQVFCGSVVCTGNAVMRVTTVGDHSVYGQIAGELQVDSERDSPLKVKLTRLAGGISRFGYIGGVGIALAVLFERIVVRNGFDSARILAYCANWMGLLNQLVEAVILAVIIIVMAVPEGLPLMIAIVSALNMGRMLRDHVLVRKISGIETAGSLNILFSDKTGTITKGKLEAVIFLDGQGRAYPSYDEVVGGLGRILALSLHHNTDAVVTGEGKNMRVVGGNATERAILSFAARRNEAPHAATIHSIPFDSANKYSAAQIEGERTLTLIKGAPETILPRCRSYYDAHGRPQPYAHGLCADGCVVAHIDALAHRAIRVLALAVSHQPLRGDALPEGDDWTLVGVIGIRDEVRPESVEAIREVHGAGVQVVMITGDRRETAVAIAREAGLFTGNDDLVLTSDELARLSDVHVKAKMRQIRVVARALPSDKSRLVRLAQEMGLVAGMTGDGVNDSPALKLADVGFAMGGGTEVAKEAGDIVIMDDNFSSIDKTILYGRTIFNSIRKFIVFQLTINVAAVLLSLVAPFLGMDNPLSIMQILWVNLVMDTLAALAFGGEPALRRYMQERPKRRDEAIVSRSMWSSILTGSLWIFAMGMVFLYAPFVRGWFRPAADARYLYTGFFAFFIFSAVCNAFNARADTARLFEHLGRNKVFLQIIALIVTVQIGMTYLGGTVLRCYGLHAREWLVVILLALSILPVDLLRKAILVRRRSRPS; this is encoded by the coding sequence ATGGAAATTTTAGGCTTGGACGACACGCAGGTGCGCGCATCCCGCGCGCAGTACGGTGAAAACCGTATCACGGAGAAGATGCAGGAGGGGTTCTGGATGAAATTCCGGACCAATCTGGGTGACCCGATGATCCGTATTCTCTGTGTCGCACTGGCCGTGAACGTGCTGTTTGCCATCCTGGGGCAGACCAGATGGTATGAATCGCTGGGCATCGCGGCGGCGGTGCTGCTGGCCACGCTGGTATCTACCTTTTCGGAATACCGCAACGAGAACGCGTTCCGGCGCTTGCAGGCCGAGGCGGCGGCTATTCGCTGCAAAGTCTATCGAAACGGAGAGATCGTAGAACTGCCCATCACCGAACTTGTGGTGGACGACTGCGTGCTGCTCCAGGCGGGAGACCGTGTGCCGGCGGACGGCGCGCTGGTGCGCGGCAGCTTGAAAGTGGATCAGTCTATCCTCAACGGCGAGGCCAAGGAAGCCGAGAAGGTCGTGATGCCGGAAAACTATATCGAGCAAAACGGCGGAATGGATTTCCTTGATCCCTATCAGGTTTTCTGCGGTTCGGTGGTCTGCACGGGGAATGCGGTGATGCGCGTCACCACGGTGGGTGACCATTCGGTCTACGGGCAGATTGCGGGCGAGCTTCAGGTGGACAGCGAGCGCGATTCGCCGTTGAAAGTGAAACTGACAAGACTGGCCGGCGGCATCAGCCGGTTTGGATATATCGGCGGCGTGGGCATCGCACTGGCGGTGCTGTTTGAGCGCATCGTGGTGCGCAACGGGTTCGACTCCGCGCGTATCCTTGCCTACTGCGCCAACTGGATGGGCCTGCTCAACCAGTTGGTGGAAGCGGTTATACTCGCGGTCATCATCATCGTCATGGCGGTGCCGGAGGGTCTGCCGCTGATGATCGCCATCGTGTCGGCGCTGAACATGGGCCGCATGCTGCGCGATCACGTGCTGGTGCGGAAAATCTCCGGTATCGAGACGGCGGGCAGCCTGAACATTCTGTTCAGCGACAAGACCGGCACCATCACCAAGGGCAAGCTGGAGGCCGTCATTTTTCTGGACGGGCAGGGCAGGGCCTATCCCAGCTATGACGAGGTGGTGGGCGGTTTGGGACGAATACTCGCACTCAGTCTGCACCATAACACCGATGCCGTGGTCACCGGCGAGGGTAAGAACATGCGGGTGGTGGGCGGCAACGCCACCGAGCGGGCCATCCTCAGTTTTGCCGCAAGGCGCAACGAGGCTCCGCACGCAGCGACCATCCATTCCATCCCGTTCGACAGTGCGAACAAATATTCAGCCGCGCAGATCGAGGGCGAGCGCACCCTTACGCTCATCAAAGGCGCGCCTGAAACAATTTTGCCGCGTTGCCGTTCGTATTACGACGCACATGGACGGCCCCAGCCATATGCGCACGGGCTCTGTGCGGACGGCTGTGTGGTTGCTCACATCGACGCGTTGGCGCACCGCGCCATTCGGGTGCTGGCATTGGCCGTGAGCCACCAGCCGCTGCGGGGGGACGCGTTGCCCGAGGGGGACGACTGGACACTGGTGGGCGTCATCGGCATACGCGATGAGGTGCGGCCGGAATCGGTGGAGGCTATCCGCGAGGTGCACGGCGCGGGCGTGCAGGTGGTGATGATTACCGGTGACCGGCGGGAAACCGCAGTGGCCATTGCCAGAGAGGCTGGTTTGTTCACCGGGAATGATGACCTCGTGCTCACTTCGGATGAACTGGCGCGGCTTTCCGATGTCCATGTGAAAGCGAAAATGCGGCAGATCCGCGTAGTGGCGCGCGCCCTGCCCAGCGACAAGAGCCGTCTGGTACGTCTGGCGCAGGAGATGGGGCTGGTGGCCGGGATGACAGGCGATGGCGTCAACGATTCGCCCGCACTGAAACTGGCGGACGTGGGCTTTGCAATGGGCGGCGGCACCGAGGTGGCCAAGGAGGCGGGTGATATCGTCATCATGGACGACAATTTCAGTTCCATCGACAAGACCATCCTGTATGGCCGCACCATTTTCAACAGCATCCGCAAGTTCATCGTCTTCCAGCTTACCATCAACGTGGCCGCCGTGCTGCTTTCGCTGGTTGCGCCGTTTCTGGGGATGGACAACCCGCTTTCCATCATGCAGATCCTGTGGGTGAATCTGGTAATGGATACGCTGGCCGCACTGGCGTTTGGTGGAGAGCCGGCGCTGCGCCGTTATATGCAGGAACGGCCCAAGCGGCGCGACGAGGCGATTGTCAGCCGCTCTATGTGGAGCTCTATCCTTACCGGCAGCCTGTGGATATTTGCGATGGGTATGGTCTTTTTATATGCACCGTTTGTACGCGGCTGGTTCCGTCCGGCGGCAGATGCCCGGTATCTCTACACCGGCTTTTTTGCGTTTTTCATTTTCTCCGCGGTCTGCAACGCATTCAATGCCCGCGCCGACACGGCCCGTCTGTTTGAGCACCTCGGGCGCAACAAGGTTTTTCTTCAGATCATCGCGCTGATCGTCACCGTACAAATCGGCATGACCTATCTGGGCGGCACGGTTCTGCGTTGTTACGGGCTGCATGCACGGGAATGGTTGGTGGTCATCCTGCTCGCGCTTTCCATCCTTCCGGTAGATCTGCTGCGCAAGGCCATTCTAGTAAGACGCCGTTCGCGCCCGTCTTGA